The following proteins are co-located in the Symphalangus syndactylus isolate Jambi chromosome 21, NHGRI_mSymSyn1-v2.1_pri, whole genome shotgun sequence genome:
- the TMEM43 gene encoding transmembrane protein 43 isoform X6 → MAANYSSTSTRREHVKVKTSSQPGFLERLSETSGGMFVGLMAFLLSFYLIFTNEAATSLAEGLSLVVSPDSIHSVAPENEGRLVHIIGALRTSKLLSDPNYGVHLPAVKLRRHVEMYQWVETEESREYTEDGQVKKETRYSYNTEWRSEIINSKNFDREIGHKNPSAMAVESFTATAPFVQIGRFFLSSGLIDKVDNFKSLSLSKLEDPHVDIIRRGDFFYHSENPKYPEVGDLRISFSYAGLSGDDPDLGPAHVVTVIARQRGDQLVPFSTKSGDTLLLLHHGDFSAEEMFHRELRSNSMKTWGLRAAGWMAMFMGLNLMTRILYTLVDWFPVFRDLVNIGLKAFAFCVATSLTLLTVAAGWLFYRPLWALLIAGLALVPIIVARTRVPAKKLE, encoded by the exons ATGGCCGCGAAT tattccAGTACCAGTACCCGGAGAGAACACGTCAAAGTTAAAACCAGCTCCCAGCCAGGCTTCCTGGAGCGGCTGAGCGAGACCTCGGGTGGGATGTTCGTGGGGCTCATGGCCTTCCTGCTCTCCTTCTACCTAATTTTCACCAATGAG GCGGCAACCTCATTGGCTGAGGGGCTCTCGCTTGTGGTGTCCCCCGACAGCATCCACAGTGTGGCTCCGGAGAATGAAGGAAGGCTGGTGCACATCATTGGTGCCTTGCGGACATCCAAG CTTTTGTCTGATCCAAACTATGGAGTCCATCTTCCGGCTGTGAAACTGCGAAGGCACGTGGAGATGTACCAATGGGTAGAAACTGAGGAGTCCAG GGAGTACACGGAGGATGGGCAGGTGAAGAAGGAGACGAGGTACTCCTACA ACACCGAATGGAGGTCAGAAATCATCAACAGCAAAAATTTCGACCGAGAGATTGGCCACAAAAACCCCAG TGCCATGGCAGTGGAGTCATTCACAGCAACAGCCCCCTTTGTTCAAATTGGCAGGTTTTTCCTCTCGTCAG GCCTCATCGACAAAGTCGACAACTTCAAGTCCTTGAGCCTGTCCAAGCTGGAGGACCCTCACGTGGACATCATTCGCCGTGGAGACTTTTTCTACCACAGCGAAAATCCCAAGTATCCAGAG GTGGGAGACTTGCGCATCTCCTTTTCCTATGCTGGACTGAGCGGCGATGACCCTGACCTGGGCCCAGCTCACGTG GTCACTGTGATTGCCCGGCAGCGGGGTGACCAGCTAGTCCCGTTCTCCACCAAGTCTGGGGATACCTTACTGCTCCTGCACCACGGGGACTTCTCAGCAGAG GAGATGTTTCATAGAGAACTAAGGAGCAACTCCATGAAGACCTGGGGCCTGCGGGCAGCCGGCTGGATGGCCATGTTCATGGGCCTCAACCTTATGACACGGATCCTCTACACCTTGG TGGACTGGTTTCCTGTTTTCCGAGACCTGGTCAACATTGGCCTGAAAGCCTTTGCCTTCTGCGTGGCCACCTCGCTGACCCTGCTGACCGTGGCGGCTGGCTGGCTCTTCTACCGACCCCTGTGGGCCCTCCTCATTGCCGGCCTGGCCCTTGTGCCCATCATTGTTGCTCGGACACGGGTGCCAGCCAAAAAGTTGGAGTGA
- the TMEM43 gene encoding transmembrane protein 43 isoform X4 has product MAANYSSTSTRREHVKVKTSSQPGFLERLSETSGGMFVGLMAFLLSFYLIFTNEGRALKAATSLAEGLSLVVSPDSIHSVAPENEGRLVHIIGALRTSKLLSDPNYGVHLPAVKLRRHVEMYQWVETEESREYTEDGQVKKETRYSYNTEWRSEIINSKNFDREIGHKNPSAMAVESFTATAPFVQIGRFFLSSGLIDKVDNFKSLSLSKLEDPHVDIIRRGDFFYHSENPKYPEVGDLRISFSYAGLSGDDPDLGPAHVTVIARQRGDQLVPFSTKSGDTLLLLHHGDFSAEEMFHRELRSNSMKTWGLRAAGWMAMFMGLNLMTRILYTLVDWFPVFRDLVNIGLKAFAFCVATSLTLLTVAAGWLFYRPLWALLIAGLALVPIIVARTRVPAKKLE; this is encoded by the exons ATGGCCGCGAAT tattccAGTACCAGTACCCGGAGAGAACACGTCAAAGTTAAAACCAGCTCCCAGCCAGGCTTCCTGGAGCGGCTGAGCGAGACCTCGGGTGGGATGTTCGTGGGGCTCATGGCCTTCCTGCTCTCCTTCTACCTAATTTTCACCAATGAG GGCCGTGCGTTGAAGGCGGCAACCTCATTGGCTGAGGGGCTCTCGCTTGTGGTGTCCCCCGACAGCATCCACAGTGTGGCTCCGGAGAATGAAGGAAGGCTGGTGCACATCATTGGTGCCTTGCGGACATCCAAG CTTTTGTCTGATCCAAACTATGGAGTCCATCTTCCGGCTGTGAAACTGCGAAGGCACGTGGAGATGTACCAATGGGTAGAAACTGAGGAGTCCAG GGAGTACACGGAGGATGGGCAGGTGAAGAAGGAGACGAGGTACTCCTACA ACACCGAATGGAGGTCAGAAATCATCAACAGCAAAAATTTCGACCGAGAGATTGGCCACAAAAACCCCAG TGCCATGGCAGTGGAGTCATTCACAGCAACAGCCCCCTTTGTTCAAATTGGCAGGTTTTTCCTCTCGTCAG GCCTCATCGACAAAGTCGACAACTTCAAGTCCTTGAGCCTGTCCAAGCTGGAGGACCCTCACGTGGACATCATTCGCCGTGGAGACTTTTTCTACCACAGCGAAAATCCCAAGTATCCAGAG GTGGGAGACTTGCGCATCTCCTTTTCCTATGCTGGACTGAGCGGCGATGACCCTGACCTGGGCCCAGCTCAC GTCACTGTGATTGCCCGGCAGCGGGGTGACCAGCTAGTCCCGTTCTCCACCAAGTCTGGGGATACCTTACTGCTCCTGCACCACGGGGACTTCTCAGCAGAG GAGATGTTTCATAGAGAACTAAGGAGCAACTCCATGAAGACCTGGGGCCTGCGGGCAGCCGGCTGGATGGCCATGTTCATGGGCCTCAACCTTATGACACGGATCCTCTACACCTTGG TGGACTGGTTTCCTGTTTTCCGAGACCTGGTCAACATTGGCCTGAAAGCCTTTGCCTTCTGCGTGGCCACCTCGCTGACCCTGCTGACCGTGGCGGCTGGCTGGCTCTTCTACCGACCCCTGTGGGCCCTCCTCATTGCCGGCCTGGCCCTTGTGCCCATCATTGTTGCTCGGACACGGGTGCCAGCCAAAAAGTTGGAGTGA
- the TMEM43 gene encoding transmembrane protein 43 isoform X5, whose product MAANYSSTSTRREHVKVKTSSQPGFLERLSETSGGMFVGLMAFLLSFYLIFTNEGRALKAATSLAEGLSLVVSPDSIHSVAPENEGRLVHIIGALRTSKLLSDPNYGVHLPAVKLRRHVEMYQWVETEESREYTEDGQVKKETRYSYNTEWRSEIINSKNFDREIGHKNPSAMAVESFTATAPFVQIGRFFLSSGLIDKVDNFKSLSLSKLEDPHVDIIRRGDFFYHSENPKYPEVGDLRISFSYAGLSGDDPDLGPAHVTVIARQRGDQLVPFSTKSGDTLLLLHHGDFSAEMFHRELRSNSMKTWGLRAAGWMAMFMGLNLMTRILYTLVDWFPVFRDLVNIGLKAFAFCVATSLTLLTVAAGWLFYRPLWALLIAGLALVPIIVARTRVPAKKLE is encoded by the exons ATGGCCGCGAAT tattccAGTACCAGTACCCGGAGAGAACACGTCAAAGTTAAAACCAGCTCCCAGCCAGGCTTCCTGGAGCGGCTGAGCGAGACCTCGGGTGGGATGTTCGTGGGGCTCATGGCCTTCCTGCTCTCCTTCTACCTAATTTTCACCAATGAG GGCCGTGCGTTGAAGGCGGCAACCTCATTGGCTGAGGGGCTCTCGCTTGTGGTGTCCCCCGACAGCATCCACAGTGTGGCTCCGGAGAATGAAGGAAGGCTGGTGCACATCATTGGTGCCTTGCGGACATCCAAG CTTTTGTCTGATCCAAACTATGGAGTCCATCTTCCGGCTGTGAAACTGCGAAGGCACGTGGAGATGTACCAATGGGTAGAAACTGAGGAGTCCAG GGAGTACACGGAGGATGGGCAGGTGAAGAAGGAGACGAGGTACTCCTACA ACACCGAATGGAGGTCAGAAATCATCAACAGCAAAAATTTCGACCGAGAGATTGGCCACAAAAACCCCAG TGCCATGGCAGTGGAGTCATTCACAGCAACAGCCCCCTTTGTTCAAATTGGCAGGTTTTTCCTCTCGTCAG GCCTCATCGACAAAGTCGACAACTTCAAGTCCTTGAGCCTGTCCAAGCTGGAGGACCCTCACGTGGACATCATTCGCCGTGGAGACTTTTTCTACCACAGCGAAAATCCCAAGTATCCAGAG GTGGGAGACTTGCGCATCTCCTTTTCCTATGCTGGACTGAGCGGCGATGACCCTGACCTGGGCCCAGCTCAC GTCACTGTGATTGCCCGGCAGCGGGGTGACCAGCTAGTCCCGTTCTCCACCAAGTCTGGGGATACCTTACTGCTCCTGCACCACGGGGACTTCTCAGCAGAG ATGTTTCATAGAGAACTAAGGAGCAACTCCATGAAGACCTGGGGCCTGCGGGCAGCCGGCTGGATGGCCATGTTCATGGGCCTCAACCTTATGACACGGATCCTCTACACCTTGG TGGACTGGTTTCCTGTTTTCCGAGACCTGGTCAACATTGGCCTGAAAGCCTTTGCCTTCTGCGTGGCCACCTCGCTGACCCTGCTGACCGTGGCGGCTGGCTGGCTCTTCTACCGACCCCTGTGGGCCCTCCTCATTGCCGGCCTGGCCCTTGTGCCCATCATTGTTGCTCGGACACGGGTGCCAGCCAAAAAGTTGGAGTGA
- the TMEM43 gene encoding transmembrane protein 43 isoform X3 → MAANYSSTSTRREHVKVKTSSQPGFLERLSETSGGMFVGLMAFLLSFYLIFTNEGRALKAATSLAEGLSLVVSPDSIHSVAPENEGRLVHIIGALRTSKLLSDPNYGVHLPAVKLRRHVEMYQWVETEESREYTEDGQVKKETRYSYNTEWRSEIINSKNFDREIGHKNPSAMAVESFTATAPFVQIGRFFLSSGLIDKVDNFKSLSLSKLEDPHVDIIRRGDFFYHSENPKYPEVGDLRISFSYAGLSGDDPDLGPAHVVTVIARQRGDQLVPFSTKSGDTLLLLHHGDFSAEMFHRELRSNSMKTWGLRAAGWMAMFMGLNLMTRILYTLVDWFPVFRDLVNIGLKAFAFCVATSLTLLTVAAGWLFYRPLWALLIAGLALVPIIVARTRVPAKKLE, encoded by the exons ATGGCCGCGAAT tattccAGTACCAGTACCCGGAGAGAACACGTCAAAGTTAAAACCAGCTCCCAGCCAGGCTTCCTGGAGCGGCTGAGCGAGACCTCGGGTGGGATGTTCGTGGGGCTCATGGCCTTCCTGCTCTCCTTCTACCTAATTTTCACCAATGAG GGCCGTGCGTTGAAGGCGGCAACCTCATTGGCTGAGGGGCTCTCGCTTGTGGTGTCCCCCGACAGCATCCACAGTGTGGCTCCGGAGAATGAAGGAAGGCTGGTGCACATCATTGGTGCCTTGCGGACATCCAAG CTTTTGTCTGATCCAAACTATGGAGTCCATCTTCCGGCTGTGAAACTGCGAAGGCACGTGGAGATGTACCAATGGGTAGAAACTGAGGAGTCCAG GGAGTACACGGAGGATGGGCAGGTGAAGAAGGAGACGAGGTACTCCTACA ACACCGAATGGAGGTCAGAAATCATCAACAGCAAAAATTTCGACCGAGAGATTGGCCACAAAAACCCCAG TGCCATGGCAGTGGAGTCATTCACAGCAACAGCCCCCTTTGTTCAAATTGGCAGGTTTTTCCTCTCGTCAG GCCTCATCGACAAAGTCGACAACTTCAAGTCCTTGAGCCTGTCCAAGCTGGAGGACCCTCACGTGGACATCATTCGCCGTGGAGACTTTTTCTACCACAGCGAAAATCCCAAGTATCCAGAG GTGGGAGACTTGCGCATCTCCTTTTCCTATGCTGGACTGAGCGGCGATGACCCTGACCTGGGCCCAGCTCACGTG GTCACTGTGATTGCCCGGCAGCGGGGTGACCAGCTAGTCCCGTTCTCCACCAAGTCTGGGGATACCTTACTGCTCCTGCACCACGGGGACTTCTCAGCAGAG ATGTTTCATAGAGAACTAAGGAGCAACTCCATGAAGACCTGGGGCCTGCGGGCAGCCGGCTGGATGGCCATGTTCATGGGCCTCAACCTTATGACACGGATCCTCTACACCTTGG TGGACTGGTTTCCTGTTTTCCGAGACCTGGTCAACATTGGCCTGAAAGCCTTTGCCTTCTGCGTGGCCACCTCGCTGACCCTGCTGACCGTGGCGGCTGGCTGGCTCTTCTACCGACCCCTGTGGGCCCTCCTCATTGCCGGCCTGGCCCTTGTGCCCATCATTGTTGCTCGGACACGGGTGCCAGCCAAAAAGTTGGAGTGA
- the TMEM43 gene encoding transmembrane protein 43 isoform X2 has translation MAANYSSTSTRREHVKVKTSSQPGFLERLSETSGGMFVGLMAFLLSFYLIFTNEGRALKAATSLAEGLSLVVSPDSIHSVAPENEGRLVHIIGALRTSKLLSDPNYGVHLPAVKLRRHVEMYQWVETEESREYTEDGQVKKETRYSYNTEWRSEIINSKNFDREIGHKNPSAMAVESFTATAPFVQIGRFFLSSGLIDKVDNFKSLSLSKLEDPHVDIIRRGDFFYHSENPKYPEVGDLRISFSYAGLSGDDPDLGPAHVVTVIARQRGDQLVPFSTKSGDTLLLLHHGDFSAEEMFHRELRSNSMKTWGLRAAGWMAMFMGLNLMTRILYTLVDWFPVFRDLVNIGLKAFAFCVATSLTLLTVAAGWLFYRPLWALLIAGLALVPIIVARTRVPAKKLE, from the exons ATGGCCGCGAAT tattccAGTACCAGTACCCGGAGAGAACACGTCAAAGTTAAAACCAGCTCCCAGCCAGGCTTCCTGGAGCGGCTGAGCGAGACCTCGGGTGGGATGTTCGTGGGGCTCATGGCCTTCCTGCTCTCCTTCTACCTAATTTTCACCAATGAG GGCCGTGCGTTGAAGGCGGCAACCTCATTGGCTGAGGGGCTCTCGCTTGTGGTGTCCCCCGACAGCATCCACAGTGTGGCTCCGGAGAATGAAGGAAGGCTGGTGCACATCATTGGTGCCTTGCGGACATCCAAG CTTTTGTCTGATCCAAACTATGGAGTCCATCTTCCGGCTGTGAAACTGCGAAGGCACGTGGAGATGTACCAATGGGTAGAAACTGAGGAGTCCAG GGAGTACACGGAGGATGGGCAGGTGAAGAAGGAGACGAGGTACTCCTACA ACACCGAATGGAGGTCAGAAATCATCAACAGCAAAAATTTCGACCGAGAGATTGGCCACAAAAACCCCAG TGCCATGGCAGTGGAGTCATTCACAGCAACAGCCCCCTTTGTTCAAATTGGCAGGTTTTTCCTCTCGTCAG GCCTCATCGACAAAGTCGACAACTTCAAGTCCTTGAGCCTGTCCAAGCTGGAGGACCCTCACGTGGACATCATTCGCCGTGGAGACTTTTTCTACCACAGCGAAAATCCCAAGTATCCAGAG GTGGGAGACTTGCGCATCTCCTTTTCCTATGCTGGACTGAGCGGCGATGACCCTGACCTGGGCCCAGCTCACGTG GTCACTGTGATTGCCCGGCAGCGGGGTGACCAGCTAGTCCCGTTCTCCACCAAGTCTGGGGATACCTTACTGCTCCTGCACCACGGGGACTTCTCAGCAGAG GAGATGTTTCATAGAGAACTAAGGAGCAACTCCATGAAGACCTGGGGCCTGCGGGCAGCCGGCTGGATGGCCATGTTCATGGGCCTCAACCTTATGACACGGATCCTCTACACCTTGG TGGACTGGTTTCCTGTTTTCCGAGACCTGGTCAACATTGGCCTGAAAGCCTTTGCCTTCTGCGTGGCCACCTCGCTGACCCTGCTGACCGTGGCGGCTGGCTGGCTCTTCTACCGACCCCTGTGGGCCCTCCTCATTGCCGGCCTGGCCCTTGTGCCCATCATTGTTGCTCGGACACGGGTGCCAGCCAAAAAGTTGGAGTGA
- the TMEM43 gene encoding transmembrane protein 43 isoform X7, with protein MAANYSSTSTRREHVKVKTSSQPGFLERLSETSGGMFVGLMAFLLSFYLIFTNEGRALKAATSLAEGLSLVVSPDSIHSVAPENEGRLVHIIGALRTSKLLSDPNYGVHLPAVKLRRHVEMYQWVETEESREYTEDGQVKKETRYSYNTEWRSEIINSKNFDREIGHKNPSAMAVESFTATAPFVQIGRFFLSSGLIDKVDNFKSLSLSKLEDPHVDIIRRGDFFYHSENPKYPEVTVIARQRGDQLVPFSTKSGDTLLLLHHGDFSAEEMFHRELRSNSMKTWGLRAAGWMAMFMGLNLMTRILYTLVDWFPVFRDLVNIGLKAFAFCVATSLTLLTVAAGWLFYRPLWALLIAGLALVPIIVARTRVPAKKLE; from the exons ATGGCCGCGAAT tattccAGTACCAGTACCCGGAGAGAACACGTCAAAGTTAAAACCAGCTCCCAGCCAGGCTTCCTGGAGCGGCTGAGCGAGACCTCGGGTGGGATGTTCGTGGGGCTCATGGCCTTCCTGCTCTCCTTCTACCTAATTTTCACCAATGAG GGCCGTGCGTTGAAGGCGGCAACCTCATTGGCTGAGGGGCTCTCGCTTGTGGTGTCCCCCGACAGCATCCACAGTGTGGCTCCGGAGAATGAAGGAAGGCTGGTGCACATCATTGGTGCCTTGCGGACATCCAAG CTTTTGTCTGATCCAAACTATGGAGTCCATCTTCCGGCTGTGAAACTGCGAAGGCACGTGGAGATGTACCAATGGGTAGAAACTGAGGAGTCCAG GGAGTACACGGAGGATGGGCAGGTGAAGAAGGAGACGAGGTACTCCTACA ACACCGAATGGAGGTCAGAAATCATCAACAGCAAAAATTTCGACCGAGAGATTGGCCACAAAAACCCCAG TGCCATGGCAGTGGAGTCATTCACAGCAACAGCCCCCTTTGTTCAAATTGGCAGGTTTTTCCTCTCGTCAG GCCTCATCGACAAAGTCGACAACTTCAAGTCCTTGAGCCTGTCCAAGCTGGAGGACCCTCACGTGGACATCATTCGCCGTGGAGACTTTTTCTACCACAGCGAAAATCCCAAGTATCCAGAG GTCACTGTGATTGCCCGGCAGCGGGGTGACCAGCTAGTCCCGTTCTCCACCAAGTCTGGGGATACCTTACTGCTCCTGCACCACGGGGACTTCTCAGCAGAG GAGATGTTTCATAGAGAACTAAGGAGCAACTCCATGAAGACCTGGGGCCTGCGGGCAGCCGGCTGGATGGCCATGTTCATGGGCCTCAACCTTATGACACGGATCCTCTACACCTTGG TGGACTGGTTTCCTGTTTTCCGAGACCTGGTCAACATTGGCCTGAAAGCCTTTGCCTTCTGCGTGGCCACCTCGCTGACCCTGCTGACCGTGGCGGCTGGCTGGCTCTTCTACCGACCCCTGTGGGCCCTCCTCATTGCCGGCCTGGCCCTTGTGCCCATCATTGTTGCTCGGACACGGGTGCCAGCCAAAAAGTTGGAGTGA
- the TMEM43 gene encoding transmembrane protein 43 isoform X1, whose amino-acid sequence MAANYSSTSTRREHVKVKTSSQPGFLERLSETSGGMFVGLMAFLLSFYLIFTNEGRALKAATSLAEGLSLVVSPDSIHSVAPENEGRLVHIIGALRTSKLLSDPNYGVHLPAVKLRRHVEMYQWVETEESREYTEDGQVKKETRYSYTDTEWRSEIINSKNFDREIGHKNPSAMAVESFTATAPFVQIGRFFLSSGLIDKVDNFKSLSLSKLEDPHVDIIRRGDFFYHSENPKYPEVGDLRISFSYAGLSGDDPDLGPAHVVTVIARQRGDQLVPFSTKSGDTLLLLHHGDFSAEEMFHRELRSNSMKTWGLRAAGWMAMFMGLNLMTRILYTLVDWFPVFRDLVNIGLKAFAFCVATSLTLLTVAAGWLFYRPLWALLIAGLALVPIIVARTRVPAKKLE is encoded by the exons ATGGCCGCGAAT tattccAGTACCAGTACCCGGAGAGAACACGTCAAAGTTAAAACCAGCTCCCAGCCAGGCTTCCTGGAGCGGCTGAGCGAGACCTCGGGTGGGATGTTCGTGGGGCTCATGGCCTTCCTGCTCTCCTTCTACCTAATTTTCACCAATGAG GGCCGTGCGTTGAAGGCGGCAACCTCATTGGCTGAGGGGCTCTCGCTTGTGGTGTCCCCCGACAGCATCCACAGTGTGGCTCCGGAGAATGAAGGAAGGCTGGTGCACATCATTGGTGCCTTGCGGACATCCAAG CTTTTGTCTGATCCAAACTATGGAGTCCATCTTCCGGCTGTGAAACTGCGAAGGCACGTGGAGATGTACCAATGGGTAGAAACTGAGGAGTCCAG GGAGTACACGGAGGATGGGCAGGTGAAGAAGGAGACGAGGTACTCCTACA CAGACACCGAATGGAGGTCAGAAATCATCAACAGCAAAAATTTCGACCGAGAGATTGGCCACAAAAACCCCAG TGCCATGGCAGTGGAGTCATTCACAGCAACAGCCCCCTTTGTTCAAATTGGCAGGTTTTTCCTCTCGTCAG GCCTCATCGACAAAGTCGACAACTTCAAGTCCTTGAGCCTGTCCAAGCTGGAGGACCCTCACGTGGACATCATTCGCCGTGGAGACTTTTTCTACCACAGCGAAAATCCCAAGTATCCAGAG GTGGGAGACTTGCGCATCTCCTTTTCCTATGCTGGACTGAGCGGCGATGACCCTGACCTGGGCCCAGCTCACGTG GTCACTGTGATTGCCCGGCAGCGGGGTGACCAGCTAGTCCCGTTCTCCACCAAGTCTGGGGATACCTTACTGCTCCTGCACCACGGGGACTTCTCAGCAGAG GAGATGTTTCATAGAGAACTAAGGAGCAACTCCATGAAGACCTGGGGCCTGCGGGCAGCCGGCTGGATGGCCATGTTCATGGGCCTCAACCTTATGACACGGATCCTCTACACCTTGG TGGACTGGTTTCCTGTTTTCCGAGACCTGGTCAACATTGGCCTGAAAGCCTTTGCCTTCTGCGTGGCCACCTCGCTGACCCTGCTGACCGTGGCGGCTGGCTGGCTCTTCTACCGACCCCTGTGGGCCCTCCTCATTGCCGGCCTGGCCCTTGTGCCCATCATTGTTGCTCGGACACGGGTGCCAGCCAAAAAGTTGGAGTGA